The Spiroplasma citri genome has a segment encoding these proteins:
- a CDS encoding FAD-dependent oxidoreductase, whose product MKIIVVGTNHAGTTAVRTLRRLDPKAEIVTYDKNNNISFLGCGIALWVSGEVKDSNGLFYASPEVLKNEGIKVNMEHEILSIDNKNQKIRVKDLKSGKEFDDNYDKLILAIGSWPIIPPIEGIKQEGVHIVKWYQHGELVKKANDDKNIQNVVVCGAGYIGVELVDAFHQKGKNVTLVDISDRIMPRYYDQPFTDKVEGAMRKAGVNLRGGEKVIKFEGNDNKVTKVVTDKGSYDADLVIWSVGFKPATEILNGVVDLDKNTAIKVDQYMQTSDPNIFAIGDCIEVYDNSKKQPAYIALATNAVRTGVIAAVNALKPAGLASPGFQGSNAINVFGWALASTGMTETVAKDLGFDYEQITFTDNDRPEFMNSYQEVLIKILWDKKTRKIIGAQVASEANHTEVIYMFSLAIMKGVTIDELPLIDIFFLPHFNKPYNFITLPGLEVLGLNYFKK is encoded by the coding sequence ATGAAGATTATTGTAGTTGGAACTAACCATGCAGGTACAACTGCTGTTAGAACCTTAAGACGATTAGATCCAAAAGCAGAAATTGTTACTTATGATAAAAATAACAATATCTCATTTTTAGGATGTGGAATTGCACTATGAGTTTCAGGAGAGGTAAAAGATTCAAATGGTTTATTTTATGCTTCACCAGAGGTGTTAAAAAATGAAGGTATTAAAGTAAACATGGAACACGAAATATTATCAATTGATAATAAAAATCAAAAAATTCGTGTAAAAGATTTAAAATCAGGAAAAGAATTTGATGATAATTATGATAAATTGATTTTAGCGATTGGTTCTTGACCAATTATTCCACCAATTGAAGGAATTAAGCAAGAAGGTGTTCATATTGTTAAATGATATCAACATGGGGAATTAGTAAAAAAAGCAAATGATGACAAAAATATTCAAAATGTTGTTGTATGTGGGGCAGGATACATTGGCGTTGAATTAGTTGATGCTTTTCATCAAAAAGGAAAAAATGTTACTTTAGTTGATATTTCAGACCGAATTATGCCACGTTATTATGATCAACCTTTTACTGACAAAGTTGAAGGAGCAATGCGTAAAGCGGGTGTTAATTTACGTGGTGGCGAAAAAGTTATTAAATTTGAGGGAAATGATAACAAAGTAACAAAAGTAGTAACAGATAAAGGTTCATATGATGCTGATTTAGTAATTTGGTCAGTTGGTTTTAAACCTGCAACAGAAATTTTAAATGGTGTTGTTGATTTAGATAAAAATACAGCCATTAAAGTTGATCAATACATGCAAACATCAGACCCAAATATTTTTGCAATAGGTGATTGCATTGAAGTTTATGATAATTCTAAAAAGCAACCAGCATATATTGCTTTAGCAACAAATGCTGTACGAACAGGAGTTATTGCAGCTGTTAATGCTTTGAAACCAGCAGGTTTAGCATCACCAGGATTCCAAGGTTCAAATGCAATTAATGTTTTTGGTTGAGCATTAGCATCAACAGGAATGACAGAAACTGTGGCAAAAGATTTAGGATTTGACTACGAGCAAATTACATTTACAGATAATGATCGTCCAGAATTTATGAATTCTTATCAAGAAGTTTTAATTAAAATTCTTTGAGACAAAAAAACAAGAAAAATTATTGGTGCACAAGTAGCTTCAGAAGCTAATCATACCGAAGTTATTTATATGTTTTCATTAGCGATTATGAAGGGAGTTACAATTGATGAATTACCATTAATTGATATTTTCTTCTTGCCACATTTTAATAAGCCATATAACTTTATTACTTTACCAGGCTTAGAAGTATTAGGATTAAATTACTTTAAAAAGTAA
- the pdhA gene encoding pyruvate dehydrogenase (acetyl-transferring) E1 component subunit alpha translates to MYFDKFDSLKNEMLQIMDATGKIVKPDLMPKISDDEVLTAYKLMCLSRRQDDFQNKIQRQGRMLSFLSSTGQEATEVAYGMQIIKGKDWFSSAYRNNAAWLATGVPMRNIMLYWCGNEMGSYIPEGINTLPINIPIATQYSHATGLAFSEKYNKRDGVVITTTGDGGSSEGEFYEAMNFAKLHEVPAIFIVENNQYAISTPSRKATKAINFAVKGIAVGMRNILVDGNDFFAVYVAVQEAIKFARKGEGPSLIECSTYRIGAHSSADDPNVYRDEKLHQEALKKDPLIRLKAYLIKQKKWSEKEQEKLDAEQDKFIKDEFAWVEANNTVSIRDIFAYNYAEMPKFLEEQYQEAEAFFAKYPSKGENH, encoded by the coding sequence ATGTATTTTGACAAATTTGATTCGTTAAAAAATGAAATGCTTCAAATTATGGATGCAACTGGAAAGATTGTTAAACCAGATTTGATGCCAAAAATTAGCGATGATGAGGTTTTAACAGCATATAAATTAATGTGCTTATCACGTCGCCAAGATGATTTTCAAAATAAAATTCAACGACAAGGAAGAATGCTATCATTTCTTTCATCAACTGGACAAGAAGCAACTGAAGTGGCATATGGAATGCAAATTATTAAAGGAAAAGACTGATTTTCATCAGCATATCGAAATAATGCTGCTTGATTAGCAACAGGTGTTCCAATGCGTAATATTATGTTATATTGATGTGGAAATGAAATGGGAAGTTACATACCAGAAGGAATTAATACTTTACCTATTAATATTCCAATTGCAACACAATATTCGCATGCAACTGGATTAGCATTTTCTGAAAAATATAATAAACGCGATGGTGTTGTTATTACAACAACCGGTGATGGGGGTTCTTCAGAAGGAGAATTTTATGAAGCAATGAATTTTGCTAAGTTACATGAAGTTCCAGCAATTTTTATTGTGGAAAATAATCAGTATGCAATTTCAACTCCTAGTCGTAAAGCAACAAAAGCAATAAACTTTGCAGTAAAAGGGATTGCGGTTGGAATGCGTAATATTTTAGTTGATGGGAATGATTTTTTTGCAGTTTATGTTGCTGTGCAAGAAGCTATTAAATTTGCTCGTAAAGGTGAAGGACCATCATTAATTGAATGTAGTACTTATCGAATTGGAGCACATTCCTCAGCTGATGATCCTAATGTTTATCGTGATGAAAAATTACATCAAGAAGCATTAAAAAAAGACCCATTAATTCGTTTAAAAGCTTATTTAATTAAGCAAAAAAAATGATCAGAAAAAGAACAAGAAAAATTAGATGCTGAACAAGATAAATTTATTAAAGATGAATTTGCTTGAGTAGAAGCAAACAATACTGTTTCAATTCGTGATATTTTTGCTTACAATTATGCTGAAATGCCAAAATTCTTAGAGGAACAATATCAAGAAGCCGAAGCATTTTTTGCAAAATATCCAAGTAAAGGAGAAAACCACTAA
- a CDS encoding lipoate--protein ligase — protein sequence MICFKNSSTDVYFNLALDEYLLKSDINDNIFFLWKNFNTIVIGQNQNTIEEINLQAVEADKVNVARRITGGGAVYQDDGNLCFSIIVNKDDKIAKNYESILQPIINVLQKLGLNAKFAGKNDIEIDGKKISGNAQIKYKNRLLHHGTFLFDVDLSKMEKYLNVSQDKIISKGIKSIPARVTNIRPLLVNDITINEFMLFITNEFLAQGTPVLDLPPDIIAAVNKLADEKYRTWEWNFGNSPEFSYQNKIRYEGKGTVDVRLNVTEGKITKIKFFGDFLGSGGTEPLETLLTGCEYNLDKIKTKLLEVNIKDIFGEKFETQEVLDVIFT from the coding sequence ATGATTTGTTTTAAAAATTCTTCTACAGATGTTTATTTTAATTTGGCTTTAGACGAGTATCTTTTAAAAAGTGATATTAACGACAATATTTTCTTTTTGTGAAAAAATTTTAATACAATTGTTATTGGCCAAAATCAAAATACAATTGAAGAAATTAATTTACAAGCGGTTGAAGCTGATAAGGTGAATGTTGCACGGCGAATAACAGGTGGCGGGGCTGTTTATCAAGATGATGGTAATTTATGTTTTTCCATTATTGTTAATAAAGATGATAAAATAGCAAAAAATTATGAAAGTATTTTACAACCTATTATTAATGTTTTGCAAAAACTTGGTTTAAATGCTAAATTTGCTGGCAAAAATGATATTGAAATTGATGGCAAAAAAATCTCTGGTAATGCACAAATAAAATATAAAAATCGTTTGCTACACCATGGAACATTTTTATTTGATGTTGATTTAAGCAAAATGGAAAAATACTTAAATGTTAGTCAGGATAAAATTATTTCAAAAGGAATTAAATCAATTCCAGCACGAGTAACTAATATTCGTCCATTATTAGTAAATGATATTACAATTAATGAATTTATGCTGTTTATTACTAATGAGTTTTTGGCACAAGGAACGCCAGTGTTAGATTTACCACCAGATATTATTGCTGCAGTTAATAAACTAGCTGATGAAAAATATCGAACATGGGAATGAAACTTTGGTAATTCACCTGAATTTAGTTATCAGAATAAAATTCGATATGAAGGAAAAGGTACTGTTGATGTGCGTTTAAATGTTACTGAAGGAAAGATTACAAAGATTAAATTTTTTGGTGATTTTTTAGGTTCTGGTGGAACAGAACCACTTGAAACTCTTTTAACAGGTTGTGAATATAATCTGGATAAAATTAAAACAAAATTATTAGAAGTGAATATTAAAGATATTTTTGGTGAAAAATTTGAAACACAAGAAGTTTTAGATGTTATTTTTACTTAA